One stretch of Campylobacter sp. CCS1377 DNA includes these proteins:
- the truD gene encoding tRNA pseudouridine(13) synthase TruD — translation MNLAEENTIFKPLYTLKHSPINAYFSKNSDDFVVRERSLYEFSGKGEHLILHINKKDLSTSEALRILSQICGVKMRDFGYAGLKDKQGSTFQYISMPKKFENELTNFSHPKLKILETFTHENKLRIGHLKGNSFFIRLKKVLPSDALKLEQALMNLDKQGFANYFGYQRFGKFGDNYKEGLEILRGKKMKNVKMKEFLISAFQSELFNRYLSKRVELSHFAKDFSVAELIQIYKISKEEAKQIKNQKQFFKLLKGEVLGHYPFGKCFLCEDLESEVLRFNQRDISAMGLLIGNKAYETTQGLALNLENEIFKDALEFKSKMQGSRRFMWGYLEELKWRYDKEKAHFCMEFFLQKGSYATIILEEILHQV, via the coding sequence ATGAATTTAGCGGAAGAGAACACCATTTTTAAACCCTTATACACTTTAAAACACAGTCCTATTAATGCGTATTTTAGCAAAAATAGCGATGATTTTGTGGTACGCGAAAGGTCTTTGTATGAATTTAGCGGCAAAGGCGAGCACTTAATTTTACACATTAACAAAAAAGATTTAAGCACGAGTGAAGCTTTACGAATTTTAAGCCAAATATGTGGGGTTAAGATGCGTGATTTTGGTTATGCGGGGCTTAAAGACAAGCAAGGAAGTACTTTTCAGTATATCTCTATGCCTAAGAAATTTGAAAATGAACTTACAAATTTTTCGCATCCTAAGCTTAAAATTTTAGAAACTTTTACTCATGAAAATAAGCTAAGAATCGGGCATTTAAAAGGAAATTCTTTTTTCATCCGCTTAAAAAAAGTTTTACCAAGTGATGCCTTAAAACTCGAACAAGCTTTGATGAATTTAGACAAGCAAGGCTTTGCGAATTATTTTGGCTATCAGCGTTTTGGAAAATTTGGGGACAATTACAAAGAAGGGCTTGAAATTTTGCGTGGCAAGAAAATGAAAAATGTCAAGATGAAAGAATTTTTAATTTCGGCTTTTCAAAGCGAGCTTTTTAACAGATATTTAAGTAAAAGAGTGGAATTATCACATTTTGCAAAAGATTTTAGCGTGGCAGAACTCATTCAAATTTATAAAATCAGTAAAGAAGAAGCAAAGCAAATTAAAAATCAAAAGCAGTTTTTTAAGCTTTTAAAAGGTGAAGTTTTGGGACACTATCCTTTTGGAAAATGCTTTTTGTGCGAAGATTTAGAAAGTGAGGTATTGCGTTTTAATCAAAGAGATATCAGTGCCATGGGACTTTTAATCGGAAATAAAGCTTATGAAACGACTCAAGGTTTAGCTTTAAATTTAGAAAATGAAATCTTTAAAGATGCTTTAGAATTTAAATCTAAAATGCAAGGTTCTAGGCGTTTTATGTGGGGATATTTAGAAGAACTTAAATGGCGATATGATAAAGAAAAAGCCCATTTTTGTATGGAATTTTTCCTACAAAAAGGCTCATATGCTACGATTATTTTAGAGGAGATTTTGCATCAAGTTTAA